AGTTGCCTACAAATAAAGAGTGCTTTGATAAATCCATACAAATTCACATTTGATTGATTAGCCTATTACTTGTAGCCCACATGCTAGTCCAAACAATGTCACAGAATGGAATGTTTTGATATTCTGTCAAAACGTCACCCGTCTCCTCCACATGTGTTCTCGCTGGGGCGGGGAGGCCAGGCTCAAACTTGCGAAGTAACCGCCCACTTTTACCGAATATATcaacacagggggggggggggagctgcaATTCAGCCTGCTTTACGGAGAAGTGCCTTGGGTTCAGTCAGAAGtgcaaaagaaatgaaatgaaggatCAGCGGGCTCCTCTGAGATGTTTCCAGGACTGCCACAATCGCGAGCTGTGTCAGGATGATGGTTTACAAACGGCGACGTCAGCTGAGCAGGTAATCGGCTTGAGGGGTGGCATGAGTTGTGTTACTTCACGTGCATATTAATTTCTGCGTTTCAGCAAAACTACACTACGAACTAGAGTCGCAaagtatttaaatgtattatttaaatgTAGAAATGTCCCAAATATGTCAGTGAGTTAACTGgattggatatatatatatatatagttaactcactatatactatatactatatatatatatacacacacacacacacacacacacacacacacacacacacacacactgaagactaACTGGACTTCTCTTTATTTCATCTAGAAGAGGGTAGAAGAAAGTATTTGTGAAGTAATTCATGCCCACTTGCAGGACCACAGAGTGCCAAGGTTTGTTAGAAAATGTCCCAACGGTGCCTTTTAGATCACATCAGGCAAATAGTTCAATTTTCATTTTGTTAATGTAGTTTTTCAAATGAATAAACTTGCATGGGATTATTCTACCAATGAATTATTCTGCATGCTTTCAGACCTATACTGCTGAGGGACCAGCATGTAATGTATCTGATGGAAGGACTGCAGCATCTCTCCGACTCCTATGAGGTATGTGATGCGTCCAGCTGAAGCCCAGAGGAGGTATAAATAGGCGACCGTGGCAACCGCTGCAGTCTCTTATACACTCTCATGTGATACCACCTCTGCCACTGTGGCCACAGAGGGAACATTGAGTGTGCCAAAGAAAGCTCTTTTATCCTCTGCTCTTGTTCCCGGCTGCTTTTTCACTctggtaggagtgtgtgtgtgtgtgtgtgtgtgtgtgtgtgtgtgtgtgtgttctgtgctaaAGTTGAACGccacgcgctctctctcccacctcagAGTCTGGATGCCAGTCGGCCCTGGCTGTGTTTCTGGCTCCTGCACAGCCTGGACCTTCTCCACCGCcccgtgacctttgacctcgcCTCAGAGTAAGTGCTCCCCTCTCTTAACACATACCACCTTCTCAGCGCTCTCccctctgaacacacaccaccttcttaacacacactaccttcTAAGCGCTCCcctcttaacacacaccaccttctcaGCGCTGTCCCctctcttaacacacaccaccctctcagCGCTCCCCTCTATCttaacacacacctctttctgaGCGCTcccctcttaacacacacaaccttctgagcgctctcctctctcttaacacacaccaccttctgAGCGCTGTCCcctctcttaacacacacacacacaccttcttaacacacaccacttctgagcgctcccctctctgtcttaacacacacaaccttctgAGCGTTCCCctctctgaacacacaccaccttctcacgctctcctctcttaacacacaccaccttctgAGCGCTCTCTGTcttaacacacaccaccttctgagcgctctcctctgtcttaacacacaccaccttctgagcgctctcctctgtcttaacacacaccaacttctgagcgctctcctctgtcttaacacacaccaccttctgAGCGCTGTCTTCTGTCTTAACACACAGTAAAtagttttcctctctttctttctcaaaaCTACTTAAAGGTGAACTCCATGATTCTGGTGACAGGTTGTAAATGTTTGAGTTTAACGGCCAATGAAATACACCCTTAAATGCtcccggagtgtgtgtgtgtgggcgttttGTTGATTGACAAGAATAGTCCATGGCTCGGTCCTAgctactttgtttgtttcccatttacagagctaggactgtgtgtgtgtgtgtgtgtgtgtgtgtgtgtgtgtgtgtgtgtgtgtgtgtgtgtgtgtgtgtgtgtgtgtgtgtgtgtgtgtgtgtgtgtgtgtgtgtgtgtgtgtgtgtgtgtgtgtgtgtgtgtgtgtgtgtgtgtgtgcgtgcagagcaaggactgtgtacaaacaccagagtttCTGAGCACACACTCCTAATGGATAGCCCGAGGACCAAGAGCTGAATTGGCTGAATTAGACACAAAGAGTGTTGTCGGCCTATTACGTAGAATTACGGACTGCCACCAAGCTTTTCCACATCTTCGCGCGCTGTGTCTGAAGTCTGGCCAGCTCCTGATACCTTCTGATGCATACTAAATATCTCCATACTTAATATCTCCTGCCACTGCATCATCCCTCTCAGTCACACTTAAAATCTGTCCTCATCTTGGTGCCCTGACCAGCTTCAGATACCATCTGATGCATACTAAATACGTTGCTATCAACCTCTCTCAATCATAATTAAAATCTGTCCTCATCTTGGTACCTTGGAGTCTGAAGTAACCGGAACAGAGACAGTTTCTGTCTTGTCTCGGCACGTTCGCACGGCCTTTTAAATAGCTGTGAGATTATAAGATGAACCACTCTGTGACCACACGCTCAGacatgttcctctctctctctctctctctctcgctctctctctctctctttctctctctttctctcgctctctttctctctctcgctctctttctctctctatctctctctctctccacacgcTCAGAGGATTGCAGTGTTTATCATGTTTGTCTTCTTCCTCCTTAGATGTATGAACACACTCAGAAAGAATGTCATATCAcatctgtactctctctctccttttctctctctccctctcttttgctctctatctctttctctttctctctccctttatctctgtccctctatctctctccctctctctttccctctcaaagagcagttacagtggggaaaataagtatttgaacccctgtcgattttgcaagtttggccacttgcaaagaaatgtgtgatctataattgtaatagtaggtgtattttaacagtgagaaacagaatatcaacaaaaaaaatccagaaaactgcattttataacattgccaatgatcacacatttctttgcaaatggccaaacttgtgaaatcggcaggggttcaaatacttattttccccactgtgtgtgttaggttggtggccacacacacagcagaccgCATGTGCAGACCATTAGTGTTGTAAGAGGCTTTGCCCTCATCTTCTTTCCTCAGCCCACCTCACCTCTGGCTTAGAGCACAATGCTGGCACACATCGGCAAAGTGGGATTTTCTGCCTCGCTGCGATGTGTATCGCATTGTTTAGAGCTTGTTCTGGTGCTACTATACCTGCTCCGCACGGCCCTCTAGTGGTCACAAGAGGGTAAGGCTTTCTAAACATCTACCAAGGCATGGGTTTTCAGTCCTACCCCTCAGGCCTTCCTGCACTGGAAAGGTTCTGTTTATCCCCACTCTACACACACGTGGCTCATATCAGTGTATGTATACTACCCTTGGTTATCTAAGGCAGCTATTCAAGAGCAGCAGTGATGAGTTCAGTCAGGTATGCAGAGCAAGGACAGAAGGACCACACTATGGCCGCTGTGAAGAGCtgggtctgcctgtctgtgtgtcagtgtgtgcacgtTCATCTCCAGAGCGCTgggtctgcgtgtctgtgtgtcagtgtgtgcaagtTCATCTCCAGAGCGCTgggtctgcgtgtctgtgtgtcagtgtgtgcaagtTCATCTCCAGAGCGCTgggtctgcgtgtctgtgtttcagtgtgtgcaaGTTCATCTCCAGAGCGCTgggtctgcgtgtctgtgtttcagtgtgtgcaaGTTCATCTCCAGagctgggtctgtgtgtctgtgtgtctgtgtgtctgtgtgtctgtgtttcagtgtgtgcacgTTCATTTCCAGAGCTGgttctgtgggtctgtgtgtctgtgggtctgtgggtctgtgtctcagtgtgtgcacGTTCATCTCCAGagctgggtctgtgtgtctgtgtgtcagtgtgtctgtgggtctgtgtgtctgtgggtctgtgtctcagtgtgtgcacgttcatctccagagatgtgtctgtgtgtctgtgtgtcagtgtgtgcaagtTCATCTCCAGAGCGCTgggtctgcgtgtctgtgtgtcagtgtgtgcacgtTCATCTCCAGAGCTgggtctgtatgtctgtgtatctgtgtttcagtgtgtgcaaGTTCATCTCCAGAGCGCTgggtctgcgtgtctgtgtgtcagtgtgtgcacgtTCATCTCCAGagctgggtctgtgtgtctgtgtgtctgtgtgtctgtgggtctgtgtgtctgtgggtctgtgtgtctgtgtgtctgtgtctcagtgtgtgcacGTTCATCTCCAGagctgggtctgtgtgtctgtgtgtcagtgtgtctgtgtgtctgtgtgtctgtgggtctgtgtctcagtgtgtgcacgttcatctccagagatgtgtctgtgtgtctgtgtgtcagtgtgtgcaagtTCATCTCCAGAGCGCTgggtctgcgtgtctgtgtgtcagtgtgtgcacgtTCATCTCCAGAGCTgggtctgtatgtctgtgtgtctgtgtttcagtgtgtgcaaGTTCATCTCCAGATGTCAGAGTCCAACTGGAGGCTTCGCTGGAGGTCCAGGCCAACAAGCTCATCTTGCACCGACATACGCAGCAGTCAACGCCCTGTGTGTTATCGGAACACAGGAGGCTTATGATGTCATCGACAGGTACGAGGAAGTACTTGAACAGCAGctatttaaatatatacatttgaaTACGTAAATTGAGCCATTTAAATACATACACTTGAGCCATTTAAAGACATACATTTGAGCCATTTTGAAATACATACATTTGAGAAATGTGTATTATGTAGCCACATGAAGAgctaaaggtgtgtgtttaagtgctaGTATCACATGAAGAgctaaaggtgtgtgtttaagtgctaGTATCACATGATTGCATAAAACCTGCTGTCCTTGTTTGCCACAGAGAGAGGTTACTTAACTTCCTGTTGGCactgagacagagggatggcTCCTTCCAGATGCATGTGGGTGGAGAGGTGGATGTCAGGTGAGCAGGCCTTGAGGAAGGCtgctaattcaattcaattcaattcaattcaattcaattcaattcatttatatagcgccagaacaataaattgtctcaaagtgctttacagagcccagtgcctggacccccttagtgcaagcacaatggcaacaggggcaagggaaAACTCCCTGtaagtcaggaaggaaccttaagcagaaccacggcacataaggggggacccatctgcttcaACACTGCACAAAatcagctttcaaaaacaagaaaaaaaagtgataaAATGGGagatatattacttaaaataagcaaaattatctgccaacagaataCGAAAATTTGACTgaccaagataaaaaaaaagaacccaaatatatattaaaactagtgtggccagactaaaaacaagtacatttgtcttgattctgactttgacaaagcaggtTTGTACTTTTCAACGGTGATCAAACTAGTTTCAATcattaacttgctcagaaccagtaataaaatatCAGCaacaagttataataccttattaagataattaaggactgaaacgcttgaaACAAGTGAAATGTAACGTAATCTAACAtgaaaaatgcctggtaagaagaaatatcttcagacaaaaaacaagcatatattgccttgattaaAGATATTTAATCTTACTAAGATTTCGGTATTTGCAGTGAAAgtgatatatcatatataagAGAGAGCGtcagcagaggtcagaggtgaacCATTTCCTTTGAAGACTCCACAGTAGGAACATCAATACAATATCAATACAATATCACTATAATATCAACTACAATATCACTATAATATCACTACAATATCACTATAATATCACTACAATATCAattactacaatatcactacaataTCAACTACAATATCAATACAATATCAATACAATATCACTATAATATCAACTACAATATCACTATAATATCAATACAATATCAATACAATATCAATACAATATCACTATAATATCACTATAATATCAATACAATATcaatacaatatcactacaatatcactataatatcaatacaatatcactacaataTCACTATAATATCAACTACAATATCAATACAATATCAACTACAATATCACTATAATATCAattactacaatatcactataATATCACTATAATATTACTATAATATCAATACAATATCAACTATAATATTACTATAATATCAATTACTACAATATCAACTACAATATCACTAATGTCAACTACAATATcaactacaatatcactacaataTCAattactacaatatcactacaataTCAACTACAATATCAATACAATATCAATACAATATCAACTATAATATCACTACAATATCACTATAATATcaatacaatatcactacaataTTACTATAATATCAACTACAATATCAACTATACCATCAACTACAATATCAATACAATATcaactacaatatcactacaataTCACTATAATATCAATCACTACAATATCACTATAATATCACTATAATATTACTATAATATCACCATAATGTAATATAAACATTCACAGAATCGGACACTTTAATTGTAAATGGAATATTAGACAGATTTGTGTAGGGGATAATTAAATGGTTAGCTGCCACATACCAACAGATTAAAGGAAGTATGAGTCCAAATGAAGAGCCCTTTAATTAATGCACAGTGAGGAGGAGTatactgatgagtgtgtgttctacagGAGTATTtattgatgagtgtgtggaggagtttatactgatgagtgtgtgtgtagcaggagTATatactgatgagtgtgtgtggaggagtatatactgatgagtgtgtgtgtagcaggagtatattgatgtgtgtgtgttctacaggagtatttattgatgtgtgtgtgttctacaggagtatttattgatgtgtgtgtttagcaggagtatttattgatgagtgtgtgttctgcaggcgTATATACTGATatgtgtgtttagcaggagtatttattgatgtgtgtgtgtgttctacaggaGTATttattgatgagtgtgtgtttagcaggagtatttattgatgagtgtgtgtttagcaggagtatttattgatgtgtgtgttcctcaggaGTATCTACTGCGCTGCATCCGTGGCTTCTCTCACTAACATCATCACCCCCGACCTGTTTGAGAGCACCTGCGACTGGGTGGTCAGGTGAGCAGTGACATGATAGGCTGAGCCGGtccactcacacgcacacacacacacacacacgcgcatgtaCACGCCAAACATCTGGAGACCACCACGGTGAGATATAGACTAAGAGTGGGATTGCGGTAATTATGGCATTCCTTTGTATTTCGAAACCAACTCAAATGGCTCTTGAAGGCCAGGCTTGAGAGAGGATTGAAAGTACAGGGGGGTGCAGAAGTAAGGGGTGGGTCTAAGAGGAAAAGGTTATAGGCATAGCTTTGATAGCATTTATTAGCATTATGTTTATAGACATAACCTTGTTAGCATTTATTAGCATTATGCTTATAGACATAACCTTGATAGTATTTATTAGCATTATGCTTAAAGACATAGCCTTGTTAGCATTTATTAGCATTATGCTTATAGACATAACCTTGATAGCATTTATTAGCATTATGTTTATAGACATAAACTTGTTAGCATTTATTAGCATTATGCTTAATGACATAGCCTTGTTAGCATTTATTTTCGAGGTGGTTCTAGTCCACAACTCCGAGGTGTTGTCTCCAGACTGTGACCTCTTGTCCCATAGTGTAGATGTCCCATCTGGGTCGCAGACTGAGCTCTTTAGACTTGCGTTCACACATAACCTGCCCTGGTTGCTCTGCTGTGCCCTCTGCCAGGTGCCAGAGctgggagggggggctggggggtgtcCCCGGCCTGGAGGCTCATGGGGGCTACACCTTCTGTGGGCTGGCTGCCCTGGTTATCCTGAAAGGACAACACCGGCTGGACACCAGGTCACTGCTGGTAGGTCCACAAGCTGTCGAAGTGATTTGGCTACAGGTAACAGGTAACACCACCAGGTGAGATGGCCACGGGTAACACCACCAGGTGAGATGGCCACAGGTAACACCACCAAGTGAGATGGTCACTGGTAACACCACCAGGTGAGATGGCCACAGGTAACACCACCAAGTGAGATGGTCACTGGTAACACCAACGGATGAGAAGGCCACAGGTAACACCACCAGGTGAGATGGCCACAGGTAACACCACCAGGTGAGATGGCCACAGGTAACACCACCAGGTGAGATGGTCACAGGTAACACCACCAGATGATTTGGCCACAGGTAACACCACCAGGTGAGATGGTCACAGGTAACACCACCAGATGATTTGGCCACAGGTAACACCACCAGGTGAGATGGCTACAGGTAACACCACCATGTGAGATGGCtcatgtttctctgtctcttctctcccagcGCTGGGCCTCCAGCAGGCAGATGCGGTTTGAAGGAGGCTTCCAGGGCCGCTGCAATAAGCTGGTGGACGGCTGCTACTCCTTTTGGCAAGCAGGGCTCTTGCACCTGATTCATCAGGCACTCGTGCAAGAAGGTGACGCCTTCTCTCAGTCCCTCCCCACTCTAAATATACCTGCTTTCTCCAGGTCAATGCTCAGGTCAGATCTGGAGTGGCTGGCTGCATGTCCCGACTCCACTGCTCTCAGGgatttgtatatttgtaaaaaaacaaaaaaaaaacacaaaccactCATTTCATAGAGACAATGGTgcatcatgtctgtgtgtactcactAGTAGTAAGGCGCTTGTTACGGTTCACCAACAGATCAAGGATAAATGTAAGGAGTGTGTTTCAAGTTAAGAGTCCTCTTAATACTGATTGAAGGGTGTCACCTTGTTTCAGTATTaattaataaaaatgaatacagGCATATTCTGAAGATGTGTTGTATGCTAGAGTGTGATGAGAGACGTGGCGTGACACCGAGGTGCTGTCGTTCCCAGGAGGAGAACTGCAGACCTTGCAGGAGATCTAGACGTGTGTGGTTGTTATGCTTGCAGGAGACCAAGACGAAAgtctggaggagtgtgtgtgtgtggttgcaggaGACCCAGCCTTTagtctggaggtgtgtgtgtgtgtgtgtttgcaggagacGTTagtcttgaggtgtgtgtgtttgtgtttgcaggagACGTTAGTcttgagatgtgtgtttgtttgtgtttgcaggagACGTTAgtctggaggagtgtgtgtgtgtgtttgcaggagacGTTagtcttgaggtgtgtgtgtgtgtgtgtttgcaggagacGTTagtcttgaggtgtgtgtgtttgcaggagacGTTagtcttgaggtgtgtgtgtttgtgtttgcaggagACGTTAGtcttgagatgtgtgtgtttgtgtttgcaggagACGTTagtctggaagtgtgtgtgtgtgtgtttgcaggagacGTTAgtctagaggtgtgtgtgtgtgtgtttgcaagagaCGTCagtctgaaagtgtgtgtgtgtgtgtgtgtttgcaggagacCCAGCCGTGagtctggaggtgtgtgtgtttgatcagtgGGCCCTGCAGGAATACATCCTCTTCTGCTGCCAGTGTCCAACCGGGGGCCTCCTGGACAAGCCTGGCAAGTGAGTCTCTGTTAgggctcatatacacacacacacacacacacacacacacacacacactctcgcacacacacacacaactgaatgcAGTGGTATCCTTTATTATTTAGTAATCAGTGTTGAAGAGTCGGTAGTGTGTAGTATTCACAGTGACCATGTTAGTGACAGGTAACAGTACGAGCGAGACAGAGGACTTGTGGTATGTAACTCCTGTCTCTTCACGTGACATGACAACGCTCCTGTCCTGTATAATCGGCCACTACATTCCTTGCACAGCCTCTGTCTACACTCAAGGACAGCACGTCCTCAGATACGCTTCCTCAGATACACGTCCTCAGATACGCGTCCTCAGAT
Above is a window of Clupea harengus chromosome 14, Ch_v2.0.2, whole genome shotgun sequence DNA encoding:
- the LOC105909801 gene encoding protein farnesyltransferase subunit beta-like, which translates into the protein MKDQRAPLRCFQDCHNRELCQDDGLQTATSAEQKRVEESICEVIHAHLQDHRVPRPILLRDQHVMYLMEGLQHLSDSYESLDASRPWLCFWLLHSLDLLHRPVTFDLASDVCKFISRCQSPTGGFAGGPGQQAHLAPTYAAVNALCVIGTQEAYDVIDRERLLNFLLALRQRDGSFQMHVGGEVDVRSIYCAASVASLTNIITPDLFESTCDWVVRCQSWEGGLGGVPGLEAHGGYTFCGLAALVILKGQHRLDTRSLLRWASSRQMRFEGGFQGRCNKLVDGCYSFWQAGLLHLIHQALVQEGDAFSQSLPTLNIPAFSRSMLRSDLEWLAACPDSTALRDLYICKKTKKKHKPLIS